In Paenibacillus sp. 1781tsa1, one DNA window encodes the following:
- a CDS encoding ABC transporter permease → MHAYWKNVWPPIVAVILFIGIWQGAVSLFHIEKWMLPAPSDIAREAASQADRLGMHASATIQLTLIGFAAGTAVGLLIAMVLHLVPFLKSALYPLLILSQNIPTIALAPLLLIWFGFGLLPKLITIILVCFFPVAVAAMDGLTRTDAAMMNYMRMAGAKRHHIFWKLELPHALPSVFSGIKIAATYSVMGAIIAEWIGADKGIGYYMMLQKSAYRTDRLFVAIMIIVALSLLLFLLIALLEKFLVRWRPQKR, encoded by the coding sequence GTGGCGGTTATTCTCTTTATAGGGATATGGCAGGGAGCCGTCTCCCTGTTCCATATCGAGAAATGGATGCTGCCAGCACCGTCCGATATCGCCCGCGAAGCGGCATCCCAGGCTGATCGGCTTGGCATGCATGCCTCCGCAACCATTCAGTTAACCCTGATCGGATTCGCGGCCGGCACAGCGGTTGGATTACTGATTGCAATGGTGCTGCATTTAGTTCCTTTTCTCAAGTCAGCCCTGTATCCTTTACTTATTCTTAGTCAAAATATCCCGACCATCGCGCTCGCGCCGCTCCTGTTAATCTGGTTCGGGTTCGGCTTGTTGCCCAAGCTGATTACCATCATACTAGTCTGCTTTTTCCCCGTGGCGGTGGCGGCTATGGACGGCTTGACCCGTACTGACGCGGCGATGATGAACTATATGCGCATGGCTGGTGCGAAACGTCACCATATCTTCTGGAAGCTGGAATTACCCCATGCCCTGCCATCAGTGTTCTCTGGTATCAAAATCGCCGCTACCTATAGCGTGATGGGTGCTATCATCGCCGAATGGATTGGTGCAGACAAGGGTATTGGTTATTATATGATGCTGCAAAAGTCAGCTTATCGAACAGATCGCTTATTCGTGGCGATCATGATTATTGTCGCGCTCAGCTTACTGCTCTTCCTTCTCATTGCACTACTGGAGAAGTTTCTCGTGCGCTGGCGGCCACAGAAGCGGTAG